In one Planctomycetota bacterium genomic region, the following are encoded:
- a CDS encoding tetratricopeptide repeat protein, whose translation MRIARAGILALLAGGCAASPPAPDEEALVAYEQAGRLYAEGRWAEAAALYESVLAVRDRIRDAYHRLARCRRELGDEAAAAEVLERALRVDRTDEEALRGLAQIRERRGELAEALAAWRALAALRPGDPAPAREVARLEALKGREP comes from the coding sequence GTGAGGATCGCGCGCGCCGGGATTCTGGCGCTTCTGGCCGGGGGCTGCGCGGCGTCGCCGCCGGCTCCGGACGAGGAGGCGCTGGTGGCGTACGAGCAGGCCGGGCGGCTTTACGCCGAGGGACGGTGGGCCGAAGCCGCGGCCCTCTACGAGAGCGTCCTGGCCGTCCGCGACCGGATCCGGGACGCGTATCACCGGCTGGCCCGCTGCCGCCGGGAGCTGGGGGACGAGGCCGCGGCGGCCGAGGTCCTGGAGCGGGCGCTCCGCGTGGACCGGACCGACGAGGAGGCCCTCCGGGGACTGGCGCAGATCCGGGAACGCCGCGGAGAGCTGGCGGAGGCGCTGGCCGCGTGGCGGGCGCTCGCGGCGCTGCGCCCGGGAGATCCGGCCCCGGCGCGGGAAGTCGCCCGGCTGGAAGCGTTGAAAGGACGGGAGCCATGA
- the fsa gene encoding fructose-6-phosphate aldolase, with protein sequence MKIFLDTASVQEIKEAARLGFLDGVTTNPTLIAREKKKFDDAIREICEICPGPVSAECVSEKFEDLMPEARRLAKLAPNVVVKIPLTREGLKAVKACAAEGIKVNVTLCFSALQAMFAAKAGAAFISPFIGRIDDTGHDGMVLIRDIVQIYRNYGYATEVLAASIRHPVHVLEAAKAGAHVATMPFAVFDKLIQHPLTDRGVQLFLEDYRKIPR encoded by the coding sequence ATGAAGATTTTTCTCGACACGGCCAGCGTCCAGGAGATCAAGGAGGCGGCGCGCCTGGGATTCCTGGACGGGGTCACGACCAATCCCACCCTCATCGCCCGGGAAAAAAAGAAGTTCGACGACGCCATCCGCGAGATCTGCGAGATCTGCCCCGGGCCCGTTTCGGCGGAATGCGTTTCGGAGAAGTTCGAGGACCTCATGCCCGAGGCGCGCCGGCTGGCGAAGCTCGCCCCGAACGTCGTCGTGAAAATCCCGCTCACCCGCGAGGGCCTCAAGGCGGTCAAGGCCTGCGCCGCGGAGGGGATCAAGGTCAACGTGACGCTCTGCTTCAGCGCCCTCCAGGCCATGTTCGCCGCCAAGGCGGGGGCCGCCTTCATCAGTCCCTTCATCGGGCGCATCGACGACACGGGTCACGACGGCATGGTCCTGATCCGGGACATCGTGCAGATTTACCGGAATTACGGCTACGCCACCGAAGTGCTGGCGGCCAGCATCCGGCATCCCGTTCACGTGCTCGAGGCCGCCAAGGCGGGCGCGCACGTGGCCACGATGCCCTTCGCCGTCTTCGACAAGCTCATCCAGCACCCCCTGACGGACCGCGGGGTGCAGCTCTTCCTCGAGGATTATCGGAAGATCCCGCGGTAG
- a CDS encoding tetratricopeptide repeat protein, whose amino-acid sequence MRPSRWARAAAAALLAGCAAPASREPVNLHFLREAEKHFLLEEYGRAAGYYEAFLNDNPEHPDRAEIRARAGRCHLGAGRPDLALAAFEKALADHPSGPLRWEILFRRAVAWRLAGDAGRAVEGFRAVAAAPAAERGRSVTDDELHYEYALALFRAGDWRGGHAALARVSPLGPYGERARSRQGLTAFAVQVGAYADEARARAEASRVQGSVRAVPGDRPLFVVLTGSFPRYEDAQREADRLRPLYPDAFVVP is encoded by the coding sequence ATGAGACCTTCTCGGTGGGCCCGGGCGGCGGCCGCGGCGCTTCTGGCCGGATGCGCGGCGCCGGCGTCGCGCGAACCCGTCAACCTCCACTTCCTGCGCGAGGCGGAGAAGCATTTTCTCCTCGAGGAGTACGGCCGCGCGGCCGGATACTACGAGGCGTTCCTGAACGACAACCCCGAGCACCCCGATCGGGCCGAGATCCGCGCGCGCGCCGGGCGGTGCCACCTGGGAGCGGGCCGGCCGGACCTGGCGCTGGCGGCCTTCGAGAAGGCGCTGGCGGACCATCCTTCGGGACCGCTGCGCTGGGAAATTCTCTTCCGCCGCGCGGTGGCCTGGCGGCTCGCCGGGGACGCGGGGCGCGCCGTGGAGGGGTTCCGCGCCGTGGCCGCGGCGCCCGCGGCCGAACGGGGACGGAGCGTGACCGACGACGAGCTTCACTACGAATACGCGCTGGCGCTCTTCCGCGCCGGCGACTGGCGGGGCGGCCACGCGGCGCTGGCGCGCGTGTCGCCGCTGGGTCCGTACGGCGAGCGGGCCCGTTCGCGGCAGGGCCTCACCGCCTTCGCCGTGCAGGTCGGGGCGTACGCGGACGAAGCCCGCGCCCGGGCGGAGGCCTCCAGGGTCCAAGGAAGCGTCCGGGCCGTCCCGGGGGATCGGCCGCTGTTTGTGGTCCTGACGGGCTCTTTTCCCCGGTACGAGGACGCGCAGCGGGAGGCCGACCGGCTGCGCCCGCTCTACCCGGACGCCTTCGTCGTTCCGTAA